Proteins co-encoded in one Medicago truncatula cultivar Jemalong A17 chromosome 8, MtrunA17r5.0-ANR, whole genome shotgun sequence genomic window:
- the LOC11423314 gene encoding WAT1-related protein At4g30420 yields MRGGLNMEYYLPIIVMLLIQLIFAGQTLGTRMALLEGMSPRIFVVYRSAFATIVLAPLAYLSGRNSGSYSLNLRSFSLIFMTSLIGITLNQNLYFEGLYLSSSSVASAISNLLPAVTFVIAALVGMEKVNIRSIRTIAKIVGTIICVSGAVSIALLKGPKLLNADKILSKSIMATTLLGSDENWLLGCLSLLGCTVAWGIFLILQVPAYASHPNYLSLCAWMCFMATLQSALVTLFLEPDFNGWKIKSLLQFGSALYAGVMGSAVIYCLQAWCISRRGPLFSAMFTPVFTIICTVLAAILLHEEIYIGSLIGAIGVIIGLYIVLWGKAEEVVDIKENIVPKSMEVKIDLEEPLLPDDST; encoded by the exons ATGAGGGGAGGATTAAACATGGAGTACTACCTGCCAATAATAGTTATGTTGTTGATACAGTTAATATTTGCAGGTCAGACTCTTGGCACAAGAATGGCACTTTTGGAGGGTATGAGTCCAAGGATATTTGTAGTATACCGTAGTGCTTTTGCAACCATTGTTCTTGCTCCCCTCGCTTATTTATCAGG GAGAAACTCTGGCTCATATTCCTTGAATTTAAGGAGTTTTTCCTTGATTTTCATGACCTCACTAATTGG CATTACATtgaatcaaaatttatattttgagggTCTatatctttcttcttcttcagttGCAAGTGCCATTTCCAATCTTCTTCCGGCAGTCACATTTGTAATTGCAGCCTTAGTAGG AATGGAAAAAGTGAATATTCGAAGTATAAGAACTATAGCCAAAATAGTGGGGACAATTATATGTGTAAGTGGAGCAGTGTCAATTGCATTGTTGAAGGGTCCAAAACTACTAAATGCAGATAAGATACTTTCAAAATCAATCATGGCCACAACCTTATTAGGAAGTGATGAGAATTGGTTGCTTGGATGTCTGTCTCTTCTCGGATGCACTGTTGCTTGGGGaatttttctcattttgcaG GTTCCAGCTTATGCAAGTCATCCCAATTACTTATCACTTTGTGCATGGATGTGTTTCATGGCAACATTACAATCAGCATTAGTCACACTATTCTTAGAGCCAGACTTTAATGGATGGAAGATTAAGTCTCTGCTTCAATTTGGTAGCGCTTTATATGCT GGAGTTATGGGATCTGCAGTAATATACTGTCTCCAAGCATGGTGCATTTCAAGGAGAGGACCTCTCTTCTCTGCTATGTTTACTCCTGTTTTCACAATTATTTGTACTGTATTGGCTGCCATTTTGCTTCATGAGGAAATATACATTGGAAG CTTGATAGGTGCAATTGGAGTGATCATTGGTTTGTATATTGTACTTTGGGGTAAAGCTGAAGAAGTAGTTGATATTAAAGAGAATATAGTTCCAAAATCTATGGAAGTGAAAATTGATTTGGAAGAACCTCTTTTACCAGATGACTCTACTTag